The genomic region TGAATCATTATCACCCTCTAAAGAGTCCGAATTACCAGAAATACCCCTCGTTTCATCCACTCCATTTGTTCTATTCGGATTAACGCTAGGGTTTATAACAACATTAACACGAGAATCTACTCTGCTTGTCTGTTGAAAATTTGGTGACAACAACATATCCATTTTCTTAAAATATACCCAATTAGTACTTCCACTTTTGTTTCCCTTTACTGAATTAAATTTTTCTTTTTTGTACTTTTTCTTCAGTGTATCTAAACGGTTTCTACATTGAGAGTCCGTTCTTTCCATCTTCGACACCTGAGAAACTTGATTTGCAACTTCTTGCCATTCGTCTGATCTTAAACTCTTTCTTCCACATTGAAGAAATCGATTTCCCCAAGCTTCCAATAACACAAAAGTCTCGTGTTCACTCCAATCTGTATGCGTATTTCTTCCACCTAATAACGGTTTTCGTGCAGAGGTTGGAGGTGGTACGCGAGGTGCAAATTCATAACTCAATAATAAACTCTTTAACTTCCTCTTTTTAGGATGCCTCTGCATATTAACACTATGatcttcaccatcatcatcatcaacctcatcctcatcatcatcatcatcatcacgatcATCATTATGATGAGTAGAACCATTTATTTCATTATCACCGATATTCACTTCTTGTTCTAGTTCTTGTTCTTCATCATCAACAAAATctaattcatcatcttcttcgtcaACTTCAGTAAATTGACTACTCATATTATTAGCATTCGATGACGTATAATTGTAATTCGTCAGGTATTTAGAATCATCACGAGTATCATCCATCAAATCACAACAGATCAATAACAGATCCAAGAGTACTCAGCAAGAAAACAAACTGCACCTATAAATAAGTTATAGAATATAATAATTCACCAATAATTCCATATAAACCGTAAATAACGAGTAAGTAATTAGTACTGCAGATTGTAAACGAGTAAGTAACTGTCAGTCAATTTCAGGGCATTAATATTTAAACATGATAATAGATGAAATTTTACCTGGATTAAATGAAAGTGTGAATACAGAAACCGAGAATTTGAAAAGGAGATAGAAAAGAAGGTTGATTGGGGATGAAATTGAAAATCTAAATTAGGTTAGGTATCTCAAGTTTTTCAGTGGGAAATAATCAGGGGTGATCTGATTGTGGCCGTGAGGAGGATGTAATGTTCCGGGCCCTACCCGTTTGAGAATGTGGGTCACATTTGTCACTCTGGATGGTCCGAAATTATTATTgactttataataataaataaatatataaattataattataaacaaatataaatataaaaataaaaaaataattataattaactcTTTATCTTAAAAATAAAGGGTTATGAATCGTACCAACTTCGTGCTTAAAAAAATTATACATGAAGCTTCAATTGTTTTACACACAAAAGACTCCACACTACAAAATAACAACCATCGAAAAATTTAGGGAGCGAAATGAAAATTACTTAGGGGAAAAATTAACCCTTTATCTAAAGGACAAAGGGTTATGAATAGTACCAACTTCGTGCTTAAAACGTTTATACACGAAGCTTCAACTGTTGTACACACAAAGACTATACACTAAAAAATTACAACTACCGAAAAATTCAGGGGGCGAAATGAAAATTAATTTAGGAGAAAATTAAcctttttatataaaaaattaacCTTTATCTAAAGGACAAAGGGTTATGAATAGTACCAACTTCGTGCTTAAAATGTTTATACACGAAGCTTCAACTGTTGTACACACAAAGACTATACACTAAAAAATTGCAACTACCGAAAAATTCAGGGGGCAAAATGAAAATTAATTTAGGAGAAAATTAACCTTTTTATATAAAAGACAAAGGCTTATGAATAGTACCAACTTCGTGCTTTACACGTTTGTACATAAAGCTTCAGTTGTTGTACATATAGAGATTCCACACTAAAAAATGACAACCACCAGAAAATTCAGGGGGCGAAATGAAAATTACTTTGGGGAAAAATTGAAACTTCATAGGGGTGCATAAGTAAACTTCAGGAGGCAAAAGGTAACTTCTCTATTTTTCATATAAAACCCCCCACTAAACCCACATAAGTTTTTGATGGACTTTATCTCTTTGTTGGACTCGGGTATGTTTCACCGACATAACCgttaaacacgaaataattttacgaactaaacgcAATAAGTTATATTCGAAACGGAGCACCGACGTGAAGCGAGAGCTCTTCAATTAGTCATAGTCAATTTAAGATACACACCActtcatatatataactattgtTAAAGCGATCTTAGTATAAAAGAATATAAAAGAAAATCGATGATTTTCAGAAGAAATAGTGGTAGGATGGATATAATATTATATGAAATCTATATTTTGATAGAATATGTTTTTATACAAATTTAGTTATATGTACGTTTGTATCTTCAATTGCATATCTGTTCCGATGTGTAAGATATAAAAAAGGCAAATTATATGAAAGGCGTAaaagataaaatatatatatatatatatatatatatatatatatatatatatatatattaaaacgaccACAGTGGGAGTCGAACCCACGACCTTTTGATCCGAAGTCAAACGCGCTAATCCACTGCGCTATGCGGTCTTTCTGCTTAAACGCTTCAGTAAAAAAGTATTTAAAATGTTTTGGGGATGTGAATTTTTTTTTCTCCTAAGACAATTAATTTATGGATGGTTAAGTGGTTGACTGGTTGGTAGTTTTCGTTAGTGGACAGCTTATATACGTATTTTTATCCATAATCACTTGCATATAAAAGATGTTAACCATAATCACTTGCATATAAAAGATATTTCCTAAACCTTATTTAAAGGAATATTTGTTTATTTACAAGTCACAACGTCACAAacaaagataaatatatagatatattagcaTGACAAACCTGTAGATCGGCATAGATACTCATAATTTATGTTTCTTTTAAAAATCTACCAAACTTACCCCGTAAAACTCGAATGTAAAGTACCTCTGTCAAATATCCCATATGATAGAAACGAGTATCGTCTCACTTTGTCAAAAATTGTAAATACTTGCCAAAAGTGAGACTTGAACATACGCTCATTGCTCATTTTGGCCGAGTGCTTCCACTTAGTGAGCATCAACTTCTAAAATAACAACTACTACTAAACTATTAGTtcaatggtatatatatatatatatatatatatatatatatatatatatagtgttttaatcaAGAGAGAATCACTTTTTTGgaagaagtaattttttttttcgttttttatgaatttttttttcagCCATTAAGATCACATAAAAAtaagaacatttaaaaaagacactttgtaaaGAATGTTAATATTTTGGCGAGAAAATTCTTGAAAAAAAAAATGAGAACATGcatcataagtaatattattattatgacatttttttagagtttaaaaattagggtttagtaattagggtttagaaattatggttcaAAAATTAGGATTTAGCTAttcgggtttagaaattagggtttagattgaatttttaacacgaacggtttagagtttagggttttagattttgggtttagggactaaaccctaaaccctaaactctaaatcgggctaaattttgaaaaaaaacttcatataagatgaaagaaaacaacgttccaaaaatattattaggaataacattactcatgacgaatgttatcaattatttcttcgatcgttttcctgcctaaataacattcatcacaaagtgtcttttttaaatgttcatattttcacttaaacttgatgtctgaaaaaaaaaaatcaaaaaaacaaaaaaaaaatacttcTCCCAAAAAATTATTTCCCTCTTGAtgatgaccctatatatatatatatatatatatatatattggtaggatcaagagagaagtaaccaatcggggggaagcggggggaagcaaattttttttttcttcattttttgaaaaaaatttgttcacgaacattatagattggatgaaaataagaatatttagaaaagacacttcgtgatgaatgttattattttagcggaaaaacgctcgaataagtaatatataacaattatcgtgtttttcgagcgtatgttgagattttagacattagggtttaaatattagggtttagatattagggtttatatggtttagatattagggtttagaaatgtcacacccccaaatagggcctggggtatttgtgactaattatatcaaatcacagttgtataaacgagaacgactctatatgagacgttttgaataaaacatttattaataaaacaacggaagcattaaaagtttttacATCAAATCCAAACCGAAATAGTATTAGTTTTaacatgcaaagtaaatgtaatgaaatgaagactccatgcagcagcattcaattcatcatgtAGCATTCATAGCAATcaccttattcgtcacctgagacaaaacatgcttaaagtgtcaaccaaaaaggttgagtgaaattcataggtttatataatatgcattagaccacaagatttagtttaaagctgATTGATACCAATTATATCAATCTAAAAagagttgctgcagtttgtaatatcgccaCTAGACAAAAGTTTACCCCGcgacaccttgaacagtcagtgtcagttgaatcattattatgtaaccaaagaccatcagtcaaatagttagagacgtcactcttagtagcgctactcacaataactaagttttcatcttatacctcagcaattaacgatattacggtggggaATTGCATGACAAAGCACAAAGCACGACAACACAATAacattttagtacttgtgtctaaacgtaaaacagttgtaaagcaagcatgtgtctcaccccaaaatttataaacagttaagtaaacagtaaaagtggggctatgaaaatcaccttaaatagcagttgaagtattccacgcaagaaggaaagtaaagcaagtaagtgatctagaTATCAACCtataggtataacgtttgattagttaatgtctaacttgacataaagtatgtttattaatatagcaactatattgacagtgacgattttcgagaaaatttcttatttctcaaaagtttctatttttggaaacctactatttatggaaagcttccacttatagtaagcttctagtttaagaatgttcgggttataattcttaacaaagatgttgtacaatctcgcccaaaattcgttgctaacatgcaagtcactcgaatgatctattgttaccgagcggccaaggatctcttgaccagaatctaagtcttggcattcgagatccacaagtgtcccataatggtaacatggatcaccctaggccacaagtagcggtaatgtttgtagtctttgaacgctgatgtgcagcggggtgtatatgaaatagcttatattttactaggaaaaactattaaatacgatacaattttacacaagatatttatttatttatagaatggatatacttaaaccttgctacaacacttataggcagtgtacctaatcgtacagtagtgtagtttttagtaagtccggttcgttccacagggaaatctttaaacaaagctcaacgctatattagtttacttttataaaaatacaaacatatatataagtaatattattattataaaggggggtttttttaccgtttaaagaccggtttgtcgattttaagacttttagtcgcagttaaaacctaatgtaaaatataaaataaatacaagacttaaattaaagcgtaaagtaaataacgataatgaaattgcgaataataaaagtgcgataaaataaacttgcgataattaaaaagtacgataattaaaagtgcgaataaataaaagtgcgataattagaag from Rutidosis leptorrhynchoides isolate AG116_Rl617_1_P2 chromosome 9, CSIRO_AGI_Rlap_v1, whole genome shotgun sequence harbors:
- the LOC139867325 gene encoding trihelix transcription factor ENAP1-like encodes the protein MDDTRDDSKYLTNYNYTSSNANNMSSQFTEVDEEDDELDFVDDEEQELEQEVNIGDNEINGSTHHNDDRDDDDDDEDEVDDDDGEDHSVNMQRHPKKRKLKSLLLSYEFAPRVPPPTSARKPLLGGRNTHTDWSEHETFVLLEAWGNRFLQCGRKSLRSDEWQEVANQVSQVSKMERTDSQCRNRLDTLKKKYKKEKFNSVKGNKSGSTNWVYFKKMDMLLSPNFQQTSRVDSRVNVVINPSVNPNRTNGVDETRGISGNSDSLEGDNDSDMLPPKKLKSRTDEHVGGSFKMLAESINKFSDIYEKIENSKIQQMIELEKMRMEFHKDLELQKRQILERAQAEIAKVGQGDYEDNDVYR